From the Acidobacteriota bacterium genome, the window ACTGGCGTAAGTGGATTTGACGTGGCGCTTTTCCTTCGGCACACCTTCGTAGGCGACTTTGTCCCAGAGAATCTTGCCGGTCTTTTTGTCCAGACAAAACACTTTCCACTGATGAACGGATTTATCTTCCGAAGCGTCGCCCGCGCCGTACAATCCCGGTTTGAACTTGGCGTCGGGCAAACTGCTGATGGCGGAAGTAACAAAAACCTTGTCTTCCCACACGATGGGGCTGGAATGCGCCAAGCCCGGAATCCGAACTTTCCATTTGATCGCCGTTCCCTTTTCCACGTCCCAGGCGTCGGGCAGGTTTTGGCCATCAGCAATTCCGGAAGCCTGATTGCCTCGGAAGGAAGGCCAGTTGTCTTTGGTGGATTGTTTTTGAGCGACTGCAGGAACGAAAAGCAGGTACAACAAGCAAAAAATCCGAAGTTTCATGGAGGTTTTCCGGTTGGATAACAGGTTGAAGGTGAATAAAAGGCTTATTTGGAAGCTGGCGTCAATCGCCGTTCAAACTGCAACAAGGTGTTTTGCAACTGAAGCACGAGTTTTTCGCGCTCGTGCTTCTCTTCGCTTTCAATCCGTTCGAGCTTCGCTTCCAGTTTATGCAGCAGAAGCGTCAGAGAATGATACTGCTGGCGCAACTCCTTAATCTCGGCTCGTTGGCGCTGCAGGTCTTCATTGATTGTAAAAACTTGCCTAAACAGTTCGAAGAGTTGTTTCCACATCGCGCCCTCCCAGCTTCCGCTCCAGGTCTGCAAGCAGGATGTTTGTTTGTGCTTTCAGACGCTCGATCTCCATCCAATCATGCTCTTTCTGTTCATTCGCCTTTCGCATGGCGGCAAGCATTTGCTCGATTTGTTCGTCCAATTCAAGTGCTTCCTTTTCTGTCAAACCGAGTTTAAGCAGGTTTTCCATAAACACCTCCTGCGCAAAGTGTACCGCGTTCTCAAATCACAACCAACGACCGCCTGCCTTTGTTCGTCACGCGCCCGATGATAGCGGCGTCCGCGTAAGTTTCTCGCAACCGAGCCAGAAGCGCGTCCGCTTGATCCGCAGCAATGCAAATCAGCATGCCTCCCGCGGTTTGCGGGTCGAAAAGCAAACTGGCAGTTTCTTTGGTGATGTCTGTGTCAATGAAAACGTCATCGCCGACGTATTCGCGGTTTTTCTTGTCGCCGGAAGTCAGCATCTTTCGGCGCGCCATTTCCATCGCGCCGTGAATCAGTGGCACAGTCGCCGCCTTGATTTCAATTGTCACGCCGCTTGCTTTGGCCAATTCCCAGGCGTGTCCCATCAACCCAAATCCCGTGATGTCAGTTGCCCCACGAACACCAAATTCCTGCATGGCTTCGGCGGCTTTCCGTCCGGGAGTGAGCATCGTTGCCAGCGACGCGGCGGCGGTTGCGGCGTCCGCTTTTTCAAACTTGATGCCTGTGGAAATAACGCCGGTGCCGATGGGTTTGGTCAAAATCAAAACATCGCCTGGGCGCGCGCCGGAATTCGCCGCAACCTTGTCGGGATGAATTATTCCTGTCACGGCGTAGCCAAACATAATTTGATCATTGTCCACGCTGTGACCACCGACCAGCGTGACGCCGTTTTCGATCAGCACCGACAACCCGCCGCGCATGATTTCGCCCAGGATCGAATACTCGACGCCTTTTTTCGGGAAACAGGTGATGGCCATCGCGGTGATTGGCGTTCCGCCCATCGCCCACACGTCGTTGATTGAATTCAGCGCGGCGATGCGTCCGTAATCAAACGGGTCGTCCACGATTGGCGTGAAAAAATCCACGGTTTGAACTACGGCCAGATCATCGCGGAGTTTATACACTCCGGCGTCGTCGGCGGTGTCAAAGCCGACTAGCAGATTCGGATTGTCGGGTTGTCGAGGTAACCCGCTCAAAACTTGAGCGAGCGCGCCAGGCGCTAGTTTCGACGCTCAACCCGCACAATCAACCAATTGGGTCAACCGTTTTGCCATTGCTTCTGAAAAAGATGGAGGGATACGGGGACGGAGAGATTGAGGGGTAAGGGGCTACCAAAAGAGCTTCCCAATTCCCTCAATCCCTCAATCTCCCCATCCCTCTTTCTCTCTACTCGTCCGATTTCGCAGCGCGTTTGGCTGCCGCTTTTTCCGCCGGTTTTTCCGCAGCAGTTTCGCCAGCCGCAGGCGCTGCCGGTTGCAGTTTGCCGATGCCCAGCGCGGCGCGGACTTCTGCTTCAATGCGAGCGCAAAGCTCTTTGTTCTCCTTCAGCGTGTTCTTGGCGTTTTCGCGGCCTTGCCCCAGCCGTTCGCCTTTGTAAGAAAACCACGCGCCGGATTTGTCCACAATCTTGTTTTCGACGCCGATGTCAATGATCTCGCCGTATTTCGAAATGCCTTCGCCGTACATAATGTCGAACTCGGCTTCGCGGAATGGCGGCGCAACTTTGTTTTTCACGACTTTGACTTTGGTGCGATTGCCAATGACGCTGTCTCCGTCTTTGATCTGCGTGATGCGGCGAATATCCAATCGCGCTGACGAGTAAAATTTCAGCGCGCGTCCGCCAGTCGTGGTTTCGGGCGACCCGAACATGACGCCGATCTTTTCGCGGATTTGGTTGATGAAGATCAAACAGGTGTTGGATTTGTTAACGACGGCCGTCAGTTTGCGCAGCGCCTGGGACATCAAGCGTGCCTGCAAACCCGGCAAACTGTCGCCCATTTCGCCTTCCAGTTCGGCGCGCGGAGTCAACGCCGCGACCGAATCCACTACCAAAACATCAACCGCGTTTGAGCGCACCAGCGATTCGGTGATTTCCAGCGCCTGTTCGCCCGAATCGGGTTGGGAAATGAATAGGTTGTCAATGTCCACGCCGAGCTTTCTAGCGTAAATCGCATCCAGGGCGTGTTCGGCGTCAACGTAAGCCGCGATGCCTCCGGCTTTCTGCGCTTCGGCGACAATGTGCAGCGCCAGCGTAGTTTTCCCGGAGCTTTCCGGGCCAAAGACTTCAATAATTCTTCCGCGTGGAACCCCGCCGACACCCAGCGCCGCATCAATACCGATGCTGGAAGTGGAAATGACCGGGACTTCTTCGTTCACGTGGTCGCCCAGTCGCATCACAGTGCCTTTGCCGAATTGCTTTTCCAGATTTGCCAGAGCAGCCTCGACAGCTTTCATCTTCTCACTTTTTTCAACTGCCATGTTCTTAGCCCCTTTTCAGTTAAACGATCCCCGCTTCCTGAACTTCATGCATGAAGCCAAGCGACGGCGATTCGGTTGACGCCATACCCGCTAAATTGTTACCCGCCTGATTGTTTGCCTGCTTTCGGCATCTGACCTGACCACTTGAACCGTTCAGTTTGACGACTGAGCGGACTGGATTATAGCCGCTCAGCACAGGCGCGCCAACCGCCTTTACCCGCTGGCCGAAAAATTCTCTTCTCGTCCTGAAACCTTCCGACTTTCGCAACCACTCACCCAAGCGAAATGAAATTTGGAGTGCCACGCCTTGGGCGTAGCTTTGGAAGTCTCTTTCTTCACCAGGCCTTTGGTTGAAACAGAGAACTTCATCTTACAGGACTGCCAAAGCGACGCCGAGAGCGCCGCACTCCAAAAAACTCGAAAGGAACGGTACAAACTTATGAGCAAACTTTCTCTTCGACTGATGATGTTTTTGATTCTGATCGCGCTGGCGGCTCTGACGGTTTCGGCGCAGGATTTTCAGCGCACATACAATCTTGGTCCGGGCGGATCTGTCAGTATTCACAACATTTCCGGCGATGTCATCGTGACCGGTTACGACGGCCAGGCAATCATCGTCACGGGCATCAAAACAGGCCGGGACCGCGACCGCGTCAACTTCGACGATCGCACTAGCGGCAATTCAGTGGATGTCCGCGTGGATTATCCAGACCGTTGCGAAGATTGCCGCGTGGACGTTCGTTTTGAAGTCAAAGTCCCACGCAACATCAGTTACAAATTCAATTCGTTTTCCAGTGTCAGCGGCAACGTCAATGTCACAGGCGTCACAGGGGAATTGACCGCCAAATCCGTCAGTGGCGACACAACCGTCAACAACGTCAATGGTACAGTCAACGCCACTTCGGTCAGCGGCGAAGTTCACGTCGGCAAAGTCGAAGGAACTGTCAGCGCCAAATCCACCAGCGGTGACGTAGAAGTCGAAATTATTTCGTTGGAAGGCGCCGGTTCGATGGAATTCGCTTCGGTCAGCGGCGATGTCAGCGTCAAACTGCCCGGCAATCTGGACGCCGAAGTGAAGTTGTCTTCGATGAGCGGACGATTGAAAACCGATTTTCCACTGGAAATTGAAGAATCGAAATACGGCACAGGCCGCAAAGCCGCCGGCCGTTTGGGCAGCGGTTCCCGCAACCTGAAAATTTCCACGGTTTCGGGCGATGTCAGCTTGTTGCGGATGTAATCGAAACAAACAACCCGGAGCACCAAAATCAAAAGGCAAATGTGAACGTTGCGAGGCTTTCACATTTGCCTTTTTGGGTTTCAGCGCGAGCGTGGATCTTCACTCACTTTTCCTTTTTTCCCTTTTCTGGGTTCTTCCTGTTTGACGGGCCTGACTTCTGCGGGCGGTCGGAAGATTTTCGGATTCGAGTCAACGGTGCGTGCCATAGGTTGCGGAGGCTCCTGAAAAAACCGGTCGCGTGTGGCTTGTTTTGGTGTTGGTTTGACGACTGGCTGTGTTGGGTGAGCCTCCGAATCGCTTCCATCGGCCAGCGGATCAAGGTTCGGTTCCATATCGCCCGGCAACAACCCACCGTCGCGTTCGGCGATTCTGGCCAATTCCGCGGCATGTTTGCGTGCGCGATCCGCCTGAACCGGACGCATGTCATCCGGGACGGAAGGAACCGATTGGAATTTGCCCTTGGGTTTGTCTTTCAAGTAATCCCGCATGAAATCAATCCAGAACGGCAACGCCGCCGTGCCACCGGCTTCTCCGTGACCCAAAGGTTTTTTGCGGTCACTGAATCCAATCCAGACGCCGCAGGTCACATCCGGTGTGTAGCCAATGAACCAGGCGTCGGTAAAATCATTGACCGTTCCGGTTTTGCCGCCGATAGGCCATCCCAGCGAGCTTGCCGCGCCCGCCGTTCCGAACTGCACCACACCACGCATCATTTCCACCATCTGCGCGGCGACATAATCATTCAAAACCTTGTACTGTTTGGGCTCTGCTTGATCCAGCACATTGCCATCCCGGTCAACGACTTTGCGAATGCGCACCGGTTCAACCAGCACGCCGGAATTCGGAAACGCCCCATAAGCCGAAACCATATTGAGCAACGGCTCTTCGGTTGCGCCCAATGCTGAGGGCAAATACGGAGCCATCGGTTTGGGCAGCTTCATGCGTTTGACCAAATCCGCTGCGTTGCGAACACCGATTTCATCCAAGATTCTGACCGCCGGAATGTTGCGTGAAAGGGCAAACGCTTTGCGAATGGGCATTGCCCCCAGAAAGCTGTCGTCATAATTGTGAGGCTCGTAACCGCCTTTGCTGAAAGGCGAATCGTCCACAATGTCATCCGGTCTCAATCCTTGCTCCAATGCAGTGGCATAAATGAATGGCTTGAACGCCGAACCGGTTTGCCGTTCGGCTTGCGTGGCGTGATTGAACTTGGTGGTAGCGAAATTGTATCCACCAACCATCGCCTTAATCTCTCCGGTTTTTTGTTCAATCATCAACAATGCCGCTTGAACATCCGGTTCCGGGTCAAGATTGACTGCCAACCGATGGTTGGTTCGGTCAACGGATTCAACTTTGAATTGCGCCAGATCGCCGCGTTTGAACAGCTTTGAAGGCGGACGGCTCAGCGCTTGCGTGTCTTCGGCGGTAATCGTTGCCGAATAAGCGCCGAAGGAAACTTTGGTTCCTTTGTCGCTGACTTCCTGGATCAAACCCGTGATGATGTCACCGGTGTCCGGCACGGCAATCCATTGGGGATTTTCGTAAGTGTCCGGGTCGGCGTTGAATTTCTCAATGACGTTGTCAAATTTGACACGCCAACCGTGCCGCTTTTCGTAGGAACGAGCGCCTTTGCGAACTGCTTCCGTCGCCAGTTTCTGGGCGTTGGCGTCCAGCGTCGTGTACACCTGCAACCCAGCCTTGTAAACGTCCATCGCGTCTTGCGCATGCTTTTCAACCAGAATCTTTTGCAGTTCCTGGCGGACTTCTTCGACAAAGTACGCGTAGGGGGAATAATCGTTTTTGGCGCGTTGATCATCCAGGTTCAATCCCAATGGTTTGTCTTTTGCGGAATCGGCCTCGTCCTGAGAAATGTAGCTGGAATCGGCCATCGCCTGCAGCACCAGATTGCGCCTGTCTCGCGCAGCTTTCTGGTGATTGACGGGTGAAAACTGGGTCGCGCTTTTCGGCAATGCCGCCAGCATGGCG encodes:
- the selD gene encoding selenide, water dikinase SelD, which produces MSGLPRQPDNPNLLVGFDTADDAGVYKLRDDLAVVQTVDFFTPIVDDPFDYGRIAALNSINDVWAMGGTPITAMAITCFPKKGVEYSILGEIMRGGLSVLIENGVTLVGGHSVDNDQIMFGYAVTGIIHPDKVAANSGARPGDVLILTKPIGTGVISTGIKFEKADAATAAASLATMLTPGRKAAEAMQEFGVRGATDITGFGLMGHAWELAKASGVTIEIKAATVPLIHGAMEMARRKMLTSGDKKNREYVGDDVFIDTDITKETASLLFDPQTAGGMLICIAADQADALLARLRETYADAAIIGRVTNKGRRSLVVI
- the recA gene encoding recombinase RecA, giving the protein MAVEKSEKMKAVEAALANLEKQFGKGTVMRLGDHVNEEVPVISTSSIGIDAALGVGGVPRGRIIEVFGPESSGKTTLALHIVAEAQKAGGIAAYVDAEHALDAIYARKLGVDIDNLFISQPDSGEQALEITESLVRSNAVDVLVVDSVAALTPRAELEGEMGDSLPGLQARLMSQALRKLTAVVNKSNTCLIFINQIREKIGVMFGSPETTTGGRALKFYSSARLDIRRITQIKDGDSVIGNRTKVKVVKNKVAPPFREAEFDIMYGEGISKYGEIIDIGVENKIVDKSGAWFSYKGERLGQGRENAKNTLKENKELCARIEAEVRAALGIGKLQPAAPAAGETAAEKPAEKAAAKRAAKSDE
- a CDS encoding DUF4097 family beta strand repeat protein gives rise to the protein MSKLSLRLMMFLILIALAALTVSAQDFQRTYNLGPGGSVSIHNISGDVIVTGYDGQAIIVTGIKTGRDRDRVNFDDRTSGNSVDVRVDYPDRCEDCRVDVRFEVKVPRNISYKFNSFSSVSGNVNVTGVTGELTAKSVSGDTTVNNVNGTVNATSVSGEVHVGKVEGTVSAKSTSGDVEVEIISLEGAGSMEFASVSGDVSVKLPGNLDAEVKLSSMSGRLKTDFPLEIEESKYGTGRKAAGRLGSGSRNLKISTVSGDVSLLRM
- a CDS encoding PBP1A family penicillin-binding protein, coding for MSDRDYFQSPDDEPNGSRHSPTGSNWQEMLTDLRFRVEDFLRSANFRSLLTLAALAGLMSGAAFACQISISSFADDVDSLADYRPPEVTKVFADDGTTVIGELSLERRIPLEYKQIPERMKQALMAIEDARFYDHIGIDPVRLAGAVVQSVLRQRRVQGTSTLTQQLARGLFLTRERSSIRKLNEIIYALQIERVYTKEQIMTMYCNQIFLGGGAYGFEAAANYYFSKHLNELSLEQYAMLAALPKSATQFSPVNHQKAARDRRNLVLQAMADSSYISQDEADSAKDKPLGLNLDDQRAKNDYSPYAYFVEEVRQELQKILVEKHAQDAMDVYKAGLQVYTTLDANAQKLATEAVRKGARSYEKRHGWRVKFDNVIEKFNADPDTYENPQWIAVPDTGDIITGLIQEVSDKGTKVSFGAYSATITAEDTQALSRPPSKLFKRGDLAQFKVESVDRTNHRLAVNLDPEPDVQAALLMIEQKTGEIKAMVGGYNFATTKFNHATQAERQTGSAFKPFIYATALEQGLRPDDIVDDSPFSKGGYEPHNYDDSFLGAMPIRKAFALSRNIPAVRILDEIGVRNAADLVKRMKLPKPMAPYLPSALGATEEPLLNMVSAYGAFPNSGVLVEPVRIRKVVDRDGNVLDQAEPKQYKVLNDYVAAQMVEMMRGVVQFGTAGAASSLGWPIGGKTGTVNDFTDAWFIGYTPDVTCGVWIGFSDRKKPLGHGEAGGTAALPFWIDFMRDYLKDKPKGKFQSVPSVPDDMRPVQADRARKHAAELARIAERDGGLLPGDMEPNLDPLADGSDSEAHPTQPVVKPTPKQATRDRFFQEPPQPMARTVDSNPKIFRPPAEVRPVKQEEPRKGKKGKVSEDPRSR